Genomic window (Halofilum ochraceum):
CGGACGCTTCCTTCTCCTGTGTCTTCCCGCTTTCGTCTTTCTCCGCGGGCTCCGAGGCCTCCTGTGCGTCCGATCCGGACTCACCCGCGTCCGACGTTTTCTCGCCTTCCTCGGCCTCGAGCGTGAGGATGACGTCGCCTTCTTTCACCTTCTGTCCGACCGATACCTTGACCTCTTTGACCGTCCCGCCTTCCGGCGCGGGGATCTCCATGGAGGCCTTGTCCGACTCGAGCGTGATCATCGAGTCCTCGGCGGCGATCGAATCGCCGGGCGAGACAAGCACCTCGATGATCTCGACCTCATCGAAATCGCCGATGTCCGGTACGGGAATATCCTTGGTCTGGCTCATGGTCTGTATCCGATCTTCAGGCGTTTTCTGCCGCCCGGGGGAAGGTCAAAGGCGAGAACCACGAATGAACACGAATGGACACGAATGGGGTCAGTGGCAGCCGAGCGCGTGGTGGAGCTGCGCTGCTGTGCGTCCAAAGGCTGTCCCGGCACGTCCGCGAAGCGCCAAGGCGCTGAGCGGTGCCCCGGAACCATTCGTGTCCATTCGTGTTCATTCGTGGTTCCAGGGTTTTACAGCAACATCCGCCGCGTGTCCGAGAGGAGGCGGCCGACGTAGGTGGTGAAGCGGGCGGCCTCTGCGCCGTCGATGACGCGATGGTCGTAGGACAGCGATAGCGGCAGCATCAGGCGCGGGACGAATTCCTTGCCGTTCCAGACCGGCTCCGTGGTCGCCTTCGACGCACCGAGGATCGCGACCTCCGGGGCGTTGACGATCGGCGTGAACGCCGTGCCGCCGACGCCGCCGAGACTCGAGATGGAAATGCAGCCGCCCTTCATCTGTTTCGGGCTCAGCTTCTTGTCACGCGCCTTCTGGCTGATGTCCATCAGTTCGCGGGCGAGGTCGTTCAGGCTCTTGCGGTCGACGTCGCGCAGTACCGGCACGACCAGTCCGTCGGGGGTATCGACGGCGATACCGACGTGGAAGTATTTCTTGAAAATGAGGTTCTCGCCGGCCGGGTCGAGCGAACTGTTGAAGCGCGGGAACTCGCGCAGGGCCGATACCATGGCCTTGATCAGGAACGAGACCAGCGTGATCTTTACGCCGCTGTCCTTGTTCTCGGCGTTGAGCTCCTTGCGGAAGGCCTCGAGATCGGTGATGTCCGCTTTGTCGAACTGCGTAACGTGAGGAACCGTGACCCAGTTGCGGTGCAGGTTCTGGCCGGTGAGTTTGTTGATCTTCGTCAGCGGTTTCGTCTCGATCTCGCCGAACTCGCTGAAATCGATCTCCGGCATCGGTGGCACGCCGAGCCCGCCACCGGCGGCGGCTGGTGCCTCCATCGCCTGTTTCACGTGAGCCTTTACGTCCTCTTTGAGAACGCGCCCCTTGCGGCCCGACCCGGTCACCTGCGTGAGGTCCACGCCGAGTTCGCGTGCGAACCGGCGGACCCCGGGGGAGGCGTGGGCCTTCAAGTGTTTTTCCTGCTCGATGTGAGCGGTCGGTGAACTCCGCTCGCGGCCGCCGGGTTTGGGCGGCTCGGTCGGCTCTTCCCCGGCCGGGGCCGTGTCTCTGGATGCCCCTTCTTCCTTCTGGCCGGACTTCTCCTTGTCGGCCGTGGATGCGCCGGTCGCCTCGTCAGCCTTTCCCCCCTCGGCTTCATCCTCGGCGGCCTGTTTCTCGTCGCCGGAATCCGACTCCTCTGCCTGATCGTCGGCCCCGCCTTCGTCACTGGGCTCGAGCGTCAGGATGGTGTCGCCTTCCTTGACCTTTTGACCGACCTCCACCTTCACTTCCTTGACGGTGCCGCCCTCGGGCGAGGGGATCTCCATCGAGGCCTTGTCGGATTCCAGCGTGATCATGGAGTCCTCGGCCTCGATGGTGTCACCCGGCGAGACGAGCACCTCGATGATCTCGACCTCGTCGAAATCGCCGATGTCCGGTACGGGAATGTCCTTGGTCTGGCTCATAGTCTGTATCCGATCTTCAGGCGCCCGGGGCCGCCGTCACGAAGGTCAACTTCGGGAACCACGAATGAACACGAACGGTTCCCGTGTCACTCGAACGCGCGATGGAGCTTCGCTGCCATGCTTTGCATTATCGTGCGCGCCTATCCGCGTAGCGCCACGGCGTTGAAAGCGGTCCACGAAATATTCGTGTTCATTCGTGTTCATTCGTGGTTCCAGATCCCCGGTGGAGCCTACACGGTCAACGGATTCGGTTTTTCCGGGTCGATGCCGTACTTCTTGATGGCCTCGGTGACGCGTTTGGCCTCGACCGTGCCTTCGTCGGCCAGTGCCTTCAGCGCGGCGACCGTGACCCAGTAGCGATCGACTTCGAAGAAGCTGCGCAACGCCTCGCGCGTGTCGCTGCGGCCATAGCCGTCGGTGCCGAGAACCCGGAAGCGGTTGTTGATGAACGGGCGGATCTGATCCGGTACCGCTTTCATATAGTCGGTCGATGCGACCACCGGGGCATCGGAGGCGCCGAGACACTGCTGGACCCAGCTCGTGCGCTGTTTGCGCCCCGGGTGCAGCATGTTCCAGCGGTCGCAGTCGAGGCCGTCGCGGCGCAGTTCGCTGAAGCTGGTCGCGGACCACAGGGTGCTGGCCACGCCCCAGTCATCGCGCAGCAGCTCGGCGGCCTCGATGACCTCGCGGAAAATGGTGCCGCTGCCCGTCAGCTGCACCTCGGGGTGCTTTTTGTTCCCCTTCGGCTTCACCGAGTCGAACTGGTACAGACCCTTGCGGATACCCTCCTCGACGCCTTCGGGCATGGCCGGGTGATGGTAGTTCTCGTTCATCACCGTGATGTAGTAGAAAACGCTCTCCTGCTCCTGGTACATCCGGCGCAGGCCGTCCTGGATAATCACGGCGAGTTCGTAGTTGAAGGTCGGGTCGTAGCTCACGCAGTTCGGGATCACCGTCATCGTGAGCTGGCTCTGCCCGTCCTCGTGCTGCAGGCCTTCGCCGTTGAGCGTCGTGCGCCCGGCGGTGCCGCCGAGCAGGAAGCCGCGTGCCTGCTGATCGCCGGCGGCCCACATGAAGTCGCCGACGCGCTGGTACCCGAACATCGAGTAATAGATATAGAACGGGATCATGTTGGTCCCGTGCGTGGAGTACGCCGTCGCCGCGGCGAGCCAGTCGCACAGGGCACCCGCCTCGTTGATGCCTTCCTCGAGGATCTGGCCCTTCTTGTCCTCGCGGTAATACATGATCGAGCCGGCGTCCTCCGGCGTGTACAGCTGCCCGACCGGCGAATAGATGCCGAGCTGGCGGAACATGCCGTCCATGCCGAAGGTGCGCGCCTCGTCGGGCACGATCGGAACGATGTTGGGGCCGATCTTCTTGTCGCGCGTGAGCAGCGTAAGCCCGCGCACGAAGCCCATCGTGGTCGACATGTCGCGGTCGCCGCTGGATTCCAGCAGGGGCTTGAAGGTGTCTAGCGTCGGTACCTTGAGCGGAGCCGCCAGCGTCTTGCGTTGCGGCAGGTAGCCGCCGAGCGCCTTGCGGCGCTCCTGCATGTACTGGATTTCCTCGCTATCGTCGCCCGGGTGGAAGTACTCGGCGTTGCGCGCCGCTTCCTCACTGATCGGGATACGGAACCGGTCACGCAGTTTTACCAGCTCATCGGCGTCCATCTTCTTCTGCTGGTGGGCGGTCATCTGGCCTTCGCCGGCCTCGCCCATGCCGTAGCCCTTCACGGTCTTGGCGAGGATGACCGTCGGCTGGCCGGTGTGTTTGGTAGCAGCGGCGTAGGCGGCATAGACCTTATGCGGATCGTGGCCGCCACGGTTGAGGCGCCACACGTCCTCGTCGGACATGTTCGACACCATCTCCTTGAGTTTTTCGTACTTGCCGAAGAAGTTCTCGCGTACGTACGCGCCGTCCTTCGACTTGAAGGTCTGGTACTCGCCGTCGACGGCCTCGTCCATGCGCTGGCGCAGCAGCCCGTCGCTGTCCTTGGCCAGCAGCGGGTCCCAGTAGGAGCCCCAGACGACCTTGATCACGTTCCAGCCCGCGCCCCGGAAGATCGCCTCCAGCTCCTGAATGATCTTGCCGTTGCCGCGCACGGGGCCGTCGAGGCGCTGCAGGTTGCAGTTCACCACGTAGACGAGGTTGTCGAGCTTTTCGCGCCCGGCGAGCGAGATCGCGCCCAGCGATTCGGGTTCGTCGACCTCGCCGTCGCCCATGAATACCCAGACCTTGCGGTCCTGGGCGGCGGACAGTTCGCGGTCGTTCATGTATTTCATGAACCGCGCCTGGTAGATGCCCATCATCGGTGACAGGCCCATCGACACGGTCGGGAACTGCCAGAAATCGGGCATCAGCCACGGGTGGGGATACGACGACAGCCCTTTGCCGTCGACTTCGTGCCGGAACTCATCGAGCTGGTCGGTGTTGAGCCGGCCTTCGAGGTATGCGCGCGCGTAGATGCCGGGGGCGGAATGGCCCTGAATCATGACCAGATCGCCGCCGTGCGAGTGACTCGGCGCCCGGAAGAAATGGTTGAACCCGACGTCGTATAGCGTGGCCGCGGACGCGAAGCTCGCGATGTGGCCGCCGATGCCCTCGCTCTTCTTGTTCGCGCGCACCACCATCGCCGTGGCGTTCCAGCGGATGTAGGAGCGCAGTTTCCATTCGAGATCGTGGTCGCCGGGGCTGCGCTCTTCGCGGTGCTGCGGGATCGTGTTGACGTAGCCGGTCCGCGGGGAGAACGGGATGTTGATCCCCGCGCGCCGCGATTCATCGATCAGGCGCTCCAGCAGGAAGTGAGCGCGCTCGCCGCCATCGGCCTCGATCAGCGTATCGAGCGAGTCGAGCCATTCGCGGGTTTCCTGCGGATCGATGTCGTTTTCTTCGGCCATGATGTACCTCGTAAGCGGCAGGCTCGGGGCCGGGGATGCGTCGATCCGCCAGCCGGCGCGCGGGCGGCTCCCGGCCGTGCAACGCGCAACGGAATGGATTGTGCCACGCGCCCCCGCGGGGTGGCTACTTGACGCCTTGCCGTCCCTGCACGGTATCCGGCCACCGTGAACGGCACGGGTGGCGGCGCGCGGCGCGCAGGGGTGGGGATCGGCAGGCCGGCGGTCTGTAGTAGAATGCCGGCTTTTGGGTCGCGGACAGCGGGAGCAAGACAAGATGGGGCAGATTCGAAAGGCCGTGCTGGCCTACTCCGGGGGGCTGGATACCTCGGTGATCCTCAAGTGGCTGGAGGAAGAATACGGCTGCGAGGTCATCACGTTCACCGCCGACCTGGGGCAGGGAGAAGAGGTCGAACCCGCGCGCGCCAAGGCCGAGGCCCTGGGCGTGAAAAAGATCTATATCGAGGATCTGCGCGAGGAGTTCGCCGCGGATTTCGTGTTCCCGATGTTCCGGGCCAACGCGATCTATGAAGGGGAATACCTGCTCGGGACCTCGATCGCGCGGCCGCTGATCGCGAAGCGTCTGGTAGAGATCGCGCGTGAGACCGGGGCCGACGCGATTTCCCACGGCGCCACCGGCAAGGGCAATGACCAGGTGCGCTTTGAACTGGGTGCCTACGCCCTGTCACCGGACGTCCACGTGATCGCCCCATGGCGCGAGTGGGATCTGAACTCGCGCGAGCGCCTGCTAGCCTACGCCGAATCCCATGGCATCCCCATTGAGAAAAAGAAGGACGGCGGCTCGCCGTACTCCATGGACGCGAATCTGCTGCATATCTCCTATGAGGGCGGCATTCTGGAGGATCCCGCGGCCGAACCCGAGGAAGAGATGTGGTTATGGTCAGTCTCGCCCGAGATGGCGCCTGACCAGCCGCAGTATGTCGAGATCGATTTTGAGGGCGGCGATGCGGTTGCGATCGACGGCGAACGTCTGTCTCCCGCTGGCGTTCTCTCCGAACTCAACCGAGTCGGCGGCGCGCACGGCATCGGCCGCCTCGACATCGTCGAGAACCGCTACGTGGGCATGAAGTCGCGCGGCTGCTACGAAACGCCTGGCGGGACGATCCTGCTCAAGGCGCATCGCGCGATCGAGTCCATTACCCTCGACCGCGAGGCGGCGCATCTGAAGGACGAATTGATGCCCCGCTACGCCGAATTGGTCTACAACGGCTACTGGTGGGCGCCGGAGCGCGAGATGCTGCAGGCGCTGATCGACCGCTCGCAATGGCACGTCAATGGCCGCGTGCGTCTCAAGCTCTACAAGGGCGCGGTCAGTGTGGTCGGGCGCCAGTCGGTCAGCGACAGCCTGTTCGACGCCGCTGTCGCCAGTTTCGAGGATGACCGTGGGGCGTACGATCAGAAGGATGCCGAGGGCTTTATACGGCTCAATGCACTGCGTCTGCGGACCGCCGCGCGCAGCCGTCTCGGACGCTCCTGATCGCGGTACGCCGGCCGCCGGATGGCAGGATGGTTCCTGACTCGGACGATGAGCGATCGAAGCCGCTAAAACGGGCCCTCGATCCCGTGGTCCCGGCTGGCGCACCATCCCTGTTCCTGCGCCTCGCACGCGGGAGCTATCGGATTGCCCGGCGGCTGGTAATCGCGACCGTCGGCACTACGGTCGTGCTCGTCGGCGCCGTGATGTTCTTCACGCCGGGGCCGGCCGTGGTGGTGATCCCGCTCGGGCTCGCCATCCTGGCGCTCGAGTTCGTCTGGGCGCGGCGCCTGCTGCGCCTTTTCCGGGTGCGTGCCCGCCAGGCCGCAAGGGCGTACCGGCGTGGCGATCGCGGCTACTGGCGCCGGTGGCTTTGGCCCCGGTAATCCGGGGCCGCGCGGTCAGGCCACGGTTGCGCCTTCGGGGTCGGGCGCGGTCTCGTCCTCGAGGTCGGCGACCAGGCGCGGCGAGTATTCCACGGCCACGGCGCGGTCGGTATAGCTCAGGACGCCGGCGAGTTCGGCGCCGGGCCAACAGCGCTCCGCCTTGCCCATCGCACGCGTGAGTTCAGCGATATGCGCCCAGTTCGGGCGGCCCCCGTAGACACCGTCATGTCCCCGCACGACACGGATCGCGTCGCCGTCGACTGCACGGTAGATGGCCACATCGGGGGCGCGCACCAGCCGGAGACCGTGACGCCCGCCCCGCATAATCGCCTTGAGGCGGCCGCCCGAGCCCAGCGGCTGCCACTGGTCCGTGGCCAGCCCGTGACGCGATGCCGTATCCACCGACGGCGTTTCCCCGGCGGACGCGGTCGTACCGTCCTCCTCCGGCCGGGAAGCGGCGTTCCTCCGGCGCTGCAGCATCAGCAGGGCGATGAGGATCAGCAGGACCGCTCCGGCGGCGAGCATCATGGGAAGAGACATCGGGCATACCTCCCTCCGGCGGTGCCGGTCGCATGCGGTGCCGATCACGGACAATATCGACACCGTGTGGCGGTTTGTGACGAAACGCGTCATCGGATCGCACGGTGCCGCGCGGCGAAATCGCGTTCATCGGATTCCGGTGCAGATGCCATGCCAGTGGGGACGAGCATGCCCATCGGGATGGTGCGTCCGTACGGCAGGGTGTCGTGAGACGGTCACCGTAGGCCGCAGTGCAGGCCCCAATGGCTACGCTCGCATGTCAGACGCTGCGGTTACTCGTCGGTGGCGTCTTCTACCGAATCGCCGGCCTCCTCGATAGCATCCCCGGCGGCTTCTGCGGCCTCGCCCGCGTCGTCCTGGAGTTTCTCGGCCGCTTCGTCGATCTCCTCTCCAGTTTTCTCGGCAGAGCCTTTTTCTTCACTGCAACCGACGAGCACCATGAACGCTAGAAGAGTACCGACTGCCAGAAGGGTTTTTCGGGGGCCGTACGGATGCATCGTCAAATCTCCGAGAGGGTGAAGCGCGCGCCTCGAATCACCGCGATGCCAAGGGGTACTGCAACAATCCCTGTTTAAGGGCAATGGATCAACAGGCAAACCGCCGGCGCGCATCGGAATGTGAAGCATGTCACGCCGGGCGCGTACTGAACGGAAAAGTCAGCACCACGCGGACTGCCCAGAGCCGACTTGATCAGCGGGTTTGACGGTCGACTTCGACATCCAGGCAGTAACCCCGACCCCAGACCGTGCGGATGACGTTCGGACGCGACGGCTCCGCCTCGACTTTCTTGCGCAACCGACGTACCTGATTGTCGATCGTCCGATCGAAAGGACGTCCCTTGCGGCCGCAGGTCATCTCAAGCAGTTCATCCCGCGCCAGCACCCGCCGCGGGTGGCGCAGGAACACCATCAGCAGCTCGTATTCGGCGG
Coding sequences:
- a CDS encoding dihydrolipoyllysine-residue acetyltransferase, producing the protein MSQTKDIPVPDIGDFDEVEIIEVLVSPGDTIEAEDSMITLESDKASMEIPSPEGGTVKEVKVEVGQKVKEGDTILTLEPSDEGGADDQAEESDSGDEKQAAEDEAEGGKADEATGASTADKEKSGQKEEGASRDTAPAGEEPTEPPKPGGRERSSPTAHIEQEKHLKAHASPGVRRFARELGVDLTQVTGSGRKGRVLKEDVKAHVKQAMEAPAAAGGGLGVPPMPEIDFSEFGEIETKPLTKINKLTGQNLHRNWVTVPHVTQFDKADITDLEAFRKELNAENKDSGVKITLVSFLIKAMVSALREFPRFNSSLDPAGENLIFKKYFHVGIAVDTPDGLVVPVLRDVDRKSLNDLARELMDISQKARDKKLSPKQMKGGCISISSLGGVGGTAFTPIVNAPEVAILGASKATTEPVWNGKEFVPRLMLPLSLSYDHRVIDGAEAARFTTYVGRLLSDTRRMLL
- the aceE gene encoding pyruvate dehydrogenase (acetyl-transferring), homodimeric type produces the protein MAEENDIDPQETREWLDSLDTLIEADGGERAHFLLERLIDESRRAGINIPFSPRTGYVNTIPQHREERSPGDHDLEWKLRSYIRWNATAMVVRANKKSEGIGGHIASFASAATLYDVGFNHFFRAPSHSHGGDLVMIQGHSAPGIYARAYLEGRLNTDQLDEFRHEVDGKGLSSYPHPWLMPDFWQFPTVSMGLSPMMGIYQARFMKYMNDRELSAAQDRKVWVFMGDGEVDEPESLGAISLAGREKLDNLVYVVNCNLQRLDGPVRGNGKIIQELEAIFRGAGWNVIKVVWGSYWDPLLAKDSDGLLRQRMDEAVDGEYQTFKSKDGAYVRENFFGKYEKLKEMVSNMSDEDVWRLNRGGHDPHKVYAAYAAATKHTGQPTVILAKTVKGYGMGEAGEGQMTAHQQKKMDADELVKLRDRFRIPISEEAARNAEYFHPGDDSEEIQYMQERRKALGGYLPQRKTLAAPLKVPTLDTFKPLLESSGDRDMSTTMGFVRGLTLLTRDKKIGPNIVPIVPDEARTFGMDGMFRQLGIYSPVGQLYTPEDAGSIMYYREDKKGQILEEGINEAGALCDWLAAATAYSTHGTNMIPFYIYYSMFGYQRVGDFMWAAGDQQARGFLLGGTAGRTTLNGEGLQHEDGQSQLTMTVIPNCVSYDPTFNYELAVIIQDGLRRMYQEQESVFYYITVMNENYHHPAMPEGVEEGIRKGLYQFDSVKPKGNKKHPEVQLTGSGTIFREVIEAAELLRDDWGVASTLWSATSFSELRRDGLDCDRWNMLHPGRKQRTSWVQQCLGASDAPVVASTDYMKAVPDQIRPFINNRFRVLGTDGYGRSDTREALRSFFEVDRYWVTVAALKALADEGTVEAKRVTEAIKKYGIDPEKPNPLTV
- a CDS encoding argininosuccinate synthase — its product is MGQIRKAVLAYSGGLDTSVILKWLEEEYGCEVITFTADLGQGEEVEPARAKAEALGVKKIYIEDLREEFAADFVFPMFRANAIYEGEYLLGTSIARPLIAKRLVEIARETGADAISHGATGKGNDQVRFELGAYALSPDVHVIAPWREWDLNSRERLLAYAESHGIPIEKKKDGGSPYSMDANLLHISYEGGILEDPAAEPEEEMWLWSVSPEMAPDQPQYVEIDFEGGDAVAIDGERLSPAGVLSELNRVGGAHGIGRLDIVENRYVGMKSRGCYETPGGTILLKAHRAIESITLDREAAHLKDELMPRYAELVYNGYWWAPEREMLQALIDRSQWHVNGRVRLKLYKGAVSVVGRQSVSDSLFDAAVASFEDDRGAYDQKDAEGFIRLNALRLRTAARSRLGRS
- a CDS encoding PGPGW domain-containing protein, which translates into the protein MVPDSDDERSKPLKRALDPVVPAGAPSLFLRLARGSYRIARRLVIATVGTTVVLVGAVMFFTPGPAVVVIPLGLAILALEFVWARRLLRLFRVRARQAARAYRRGDRGYWRRWLWPR